One Clavelina lepadiformis chromosome 1, kaClaLepa1.1, whole genome shotgun sequence genomic region harbors:
- the LOC143447503 gene encoding integrator complex subunit 12-like, whose amino-acid sequence MAAQIELDPILMKALGIFHSRSQDAAEKLKKMLDDNVENSKRPHSSRDVEKSNLILKAGKQLPKLIPKPLSSNAEQRKKDKESVVKRQYDKLHKELEELNHDAKKPHLDSPSPTSGLSSSTSGGSQPSSKHGSPAHDLVFTNGAYGKVSPQTTLSANEFELEMEGLACAICKDMSVGTGNQLAECQECHNLYHQECHQPQISDQDINDPRCIWYCTRCKRNMKKQAKQNFVKSPHITLASSIDLFRDKPTDLKSKNSIMPFKRTEIKATVTSANNGAGSMSGWAVLSGKPITGFQKTADEQLPKLLQVKHETSIPGPKDKSKVLKNHLKTSDAWAEALCASKAPADKPKSTSHKANVVNNSAKHLSLSNSSWLSTPGSNIPSKPKSTSLPNSASNKTAPFPKASATTGKKSTTQETAEKKLQMVKKKADAKMLQKRTRV is encoded by the exons ATGGCTGCTCAAATTGAATTAGACCCAATACTCATGAAAGCACTTGGTATCTTTCATTCAAGGAGCCAAGATGCTGCTGAGAAGTTAAAGAAGATGTTAGACGATAATGTGGAAAATTCTAAGAG ACCTCATAGCAGTAGGGATGTGGAGAAGTCCAATCTTATATTGAAAGCTGGGAAGCAACTTCCCAAACTTATCCCCAAACCCCTCAGTTCTAACGCTGAACAGAGaaaaaaagacaaagaaaGTGTTGTAAAACGACAGTATGACAAG CTTCATAAAGAACTAGAAGAGCTTAATCATGATGCAAAAAAACCACACCTTGACTCTCCTTCACCTACAAGTGGCCTTTCTTCATCTACCTCTGGTGGAAGTCAGCCCTCTTCAAAACATGGTTCTCCAGCTCATGATCTCGTGTTTACTAATGGTGCTTACGGAAAGGTGTCACCACAAACAACATTGTCGGCCAACGAATTTGAACTTGAGATGGAAGGCCTTGCATGTGCTATTTGCAA GGATATGTCTGTTGGTACTGGAAATCAGTTGGCAGAATGTCAAGAATGCCACAACCTTTACCATCAG GAATGCCATCAGCCTCAAATTAGTGATCAAGATATAAATGATCCCCGATGCATCTGGTACTGTACACGATGCAAGcgaaatatgaaaaaacaagcaaaacaaaattttgttaaatcacCTCACATAACATTAG CAAGTTCCATAGATTTGTTTCGTGACAAACCAACTGACTTGAAGTCAAAGAACTCTATAATGCCCTTTAAGCGAACCGAAATTAAG GCTACGGTCACCTCTGCCAACAACGGAGCAGGTTCAATGTCTGGCTGGGCTGTTCTTAGTGGAAAGCCAATAACTGGTTTTCAGAAAACAGCTGATGAACAATTGCCCAAGTTGTTACAAGTGAAACATGAAACCTCAATACCTGGACCAAAAGATAAATCTAAAGTATTGAAAAATCACCTTAAAACTTCAGATGCTTGGGCAGAAGCACTTTGTGCTTCAAAAGCGCCTGCTGACAAGCCCAAATCAACCTCTCATAAGGCTAATGTTGTTAACAATAGCGCAAAACATTTATCTTTATCAAATTCCTCTTGGCTAAGTACTCCAGGCAGCAATATTCCTTCAAAACCGAAATCTACCAGTTTACCCAATTCAGCATCTAACAAAACAGCTCCTTTTCCCAAAGCATCAGCCACAACTGGGAAAAAATCAACAACACAAGAAACAGCTGAAAAAAAGCTGCAGATGGTAAAAAAGAAAGCCGACGccaaaatgttgcaaaaacgAACGCGGGTATAA